Sequence from the Rutidosis leptorrhynchoides isolate AG116_Rl617_1_P2 chromosome 3, CSIRO_AGI_Rlap_v1, whole genome shotgun sequence genome:
attcttgttattcattatatttatttactgtttcattaaacgaaaatacaatttcaaacacaaatcccccctttagaataattaatcgttgtaaaatccttaaaacaaacttctccctgtggatctaactggtcaatttacttgctagttactgcatgatcgggttttagttgcctgtattatgtgttaattattaagcatattgtctacattttaaaggtaaCGTCTTAACACATCACcgcgaattaaataagttaactatcaagaatcggtacccattatcgagaattgacgacttatttgatcagttgcaaggatcatgtgtttactctaagatcgatctaagatcgggttatcatcagttgcgagTCAAAgacgaagatattccgaaaaccgcatttcggacacgctacggtcattatgaatttttagtcatgccgttcgggctgacaaacatgagcaacatttaaggttagtcagtccgtatttggataagtttgttatcgtctttattgatgatattcttatttattccaaaaatgaacaaaaacatgagcaacatttaaggttggtactggaactgttgaagaaagaacagttatacgcaaagttttctaagtgcgtattttagttaaaggaagtacaattccttggtcacatcgttagcagtcaaggaattcaggacgatcccgcgaaggtcgaagccattgaaaaatgggaaaccccaaagactccgaCGCAAATATGCCAATTTTTAAAACATAATCGTATAAAAAGTTTAATTTTCAAAGTTGACTTCGAGAAGACGTTTGATTATTTGAATTGGGATTTATTGATGGAGGTTACGGAAATTATGGGTTTTGGGGTAAAGTGGAGAGGTTGGATCCGCTCTTGTCTTACATCGGCATCAATCTCGGTTCTTGTCAATGGGTCTCCTACAAGTGAATTCAAAATGGAGAAAGGTGTTAGACAAGGTGACCCGTTATCCCCCTTTCTCTTTATAATTACGGCGAAAGGTTTAAATGTTTTGGCGAAGAAAGCGGTTTGTAATAAAATATTCCTTGGCATAGAAATTGGCTCCGGAAAAGTACCCATCTCCCAcctccaatatgcggatgacacaatTTTCTTTGGTGAATGGAGTATTACAAATCTTCGAAATCCTTTTAAACTTCTCAAATGTTTCGAACTCACGTCGGGGTTGAAATTTAACTATCAAGAAGCAATTTATTCGGGATTAGTGTCGAGAAAACCGAAATTGAAAATTTGGCTAATATGTTTGGTTGCAACTCGGGTACACTTCTGTTTACTTATCTTGGTCTTCCGATTGGGGTAAAATGAACAAATTTGAAAGTTGAAATCTGGTGTTTGATAAGTTTTCAAAAAGGCTCTCGGATTGGAAGGCACGTTCGATATCTTATGGTGGACGCTTGACCCTTGTGAAATCGGTGTTGAATAGTCTCCCGTTGTACTACTTCTTTCTCTTCCGTACCCGGCCATGTGTGGTAAAAAAACTTGAGAGTGTAATACATTCTTTTTtgggttgggggggggggggggggaggtcgTGAACAAATTCAAAAATTTCATGGGTCAAATAGGAGGAAACCCTTCTTCCTTTCGAGAAAGGAGGGTTAAACTTGGGATCTTTAAAAAGCAAAAATCTAGCTttgatcggcaagtggtggtggaggtttaaagcCGAGCCCAACGCTTTGTGGGTCAAAGTTATTTCTAGCATTTTTGTACTTGGGGGGGAGGGGATATTTCACAATTTTGGATAATATTTCAATCCCTTATACTTCGGTGTGGACTAATATTATTAAAGCAGGGCACTACATTAATGAACTTGGTATTCCTTTCCCTAACTCTTTCATTCGGATGATTGGGGACGGGATGTCAACGTCATTTTGGAACGATATTCGGGTTGAGAATATGTCTTTCAAAAATAGGTTCAAGAGGCTTTCATATTTGGAACGAGATCTGGATGCGAAGGTGGGATCAAGGCTAACTGTTAACGGGTCAGAAGCAAGTCTAATTGGTTGCTGGGTCAGGACCCTTACGGGTCGGGCAGGAAGTGAACTAGTCGAACTACAACAGCTGCTGAATTCAGTTCGAGTTAGTGCTGATCGGTCTAATTGGTGGTATTGGAACATGAGTAGTAAAGGAGTTTTCACAACCAAAATTCTTTCGGATCTTATCGACGAAAAGCTTCTTCCTTCGAATGCTTCTACCTCTTCGGGTACTATACGCAACTCACTAGTTCCCAAAAAGGTAGAGGTATTTGTTTGGAGGGTGCTAAAAGGTAGAATTCCGGTTTTGATCGAATTAGATAAGAGGGGTGTTGATTTACGTTCGGTCCGTTGTCCAATTTGTGACGACATCGAAAGCATTGGTCATTCTCTTTTATCTTGTGAGAAAGTTCGTGATGTATGGCTCAAAATTTCCGATTAGTGGAGCGTCCCGCGTCCTCCAAATCTGGACTTACTCTCCCTACTAATCACCAACTCGTGGCATCTTAATTCGGATCTAGGTAAAGATATATGGCAAGCGGTGACATGGATGTGTGTATACCTTTTGTGGAAGAACCGAAATGAAAAAGTCTTCAAAAACAAAGATTGAAACGTTCTGGTTGCGGTTTGTGAAATTCAAGTTAAAAGTTTTGAATGGGTTGCGAGAAGGTGCAAAGAAAAAATTATCGATTGGAATGCTTGGCTTCATAATCCTTGTAGTATTTATTCTTAATCACTTGTGAGATACTTGTATATAGTGTTGCCATCTTGGCATCTTTGTGTTTTTTCTTGTAATGTAACCTTGTGTACTTGTTAGTTTTGCTCTCGTTTAGCGCTACCTTatgttatttataaaattaatatattgcttttcaaaaaaatatatattttaaatattgaatatatagtCAGAAGATGGGATAACATCTAATGTTGATATAATCGAATAAAACATGGAATCAGTTTAGCTTAAAAATTAAGTCTCGAGTAAATAATATTGTGTTGACCGTATCATTAATGTAAAACATTGAGTTTATTGATACTTAATGAAATGAACCTTTAgtgtattatattatttattacttaTTCAGTTTATTTACATTTATACTTAAATTCTTCAAcactaataaaaataaatataaatcatAGCTAATTTTTTAATCATTTTACTGGTTGTGCATCGCAACAGTTTAATAATATTGTGAATGTGATTTATCATATCTAATTTTTAAATGATTTTTCAACGATAGTATATCGCACGGGCTAAAAACCTAGTTGAATATAAATCACACTGCACATATTTAATAGTTTGATTTATATTGTTTGAATGGGTGCAGAAAAAAGTAGTCGTGATTACGAAGATAAACCATATCTATCtaggaaaaaaagaaaaaaaagagtaACTACACAAATACAAATAGTATATAAAATTTTAGTTTTAATAAGTTCCGGGTAGATATGTAATTATCGAAATTTCACGAGGGGGTAAAGTAAAACTTCTTGCGAATATAATCGGAAGGCGACACCCAATTTCACATCATTTGCAATTACTCATCTAGTCTAGGGTTTCTAATCTGGAACGTTTCGGGTCAATTTCATTCCAAAAATAAATCACACTGCACATATTTAATAGTTTGATTTATATTGTTTGAATGGGTGCAGAAAAAAGTAGTCGTGATTACGAAGATAAACCATATCTATCtaggaaaaaaagaaaaaaaaagaaaaaaaagagtaACTACACAAATACAAATAGTATATAAAATTTTAGTTTTAATAAGTTCCGGGCAGTTATGTAATTATCGAAATTTCACGAGGGGGTAAAGTAAAACTTCTTGCGAATATAATCGGAAGGCGACACCCAATTTCACATCATTTGCAATTACTCATCTAGTCCAGGGTTTCTAATCTGGAACGTTTCGGGTCAATTTCGATCCCAATATAAATCACACTGCACATATTTAATAGTTTGATTTATATTGTTTGAATGGGTGCAGAAAAAAGTAGTCGTGATTACGAAGATAAACCATATCTATCtaggaaaaaaagaaaaaaaaaaaagagtaactATACAAATACAAATAGTATATAAAATTTTAGTTTTAATAAGTTCCGGGCAGTTATGTAATTATCGAAATTTCACGAGGGGGTAAAGTAAAACTTCTTGCGAATATAATCGGAAGGCGACGCCCAATTTCACATCATTTGCAATTACTCATCTAGTCTAGGGTTTCTAATCTGGAACGTTTCGGGTCAATTTCATTCCCAATATAAATCACACTGCACATATTTAATAGTTTGATTTATATTGTTTGAATGGGTGCAGAAAAAAGTAGTCGTGATTACGAAGATAAACCATATCTATctaggaaaaaaaaaagaaaaaaaaaagagtaactatacaaatacaaatggtatatAAAATTTTTGTTTTAATAAGTTCCGGGCAGTTATGTAATTAtctaaactagttgtggagccctcgcttcgcgtcgggggctctgttttgaatgcgagttaaaaaaaagaatTTTGATAAACGTAGCCGGGATACGTTTAAGCATACTAtaaataagtttataaactttgtttaattaattacaaagtacaaatatTCCTTTTTTAATATTGACTTTCCTTATATAAATttggtattaatattattcatgGCAGGGGTGAGTTATAAATATGGAATAAAATTATTTTTGGTATGTTTAAGTGTAGCCTTTAGGGCTACGTTTATCATTTTCCTAAAAAAaaagtctttccttttgtggatctattttgtaaaaaagaatttttttcgacatctaacattgaagggttgttccttttgtgaaagttgcttcttttagcgttaaagttagttgatctattttgtaaaaaagaatgtttttcgacatcttttggtagcattgaagggttgttccttttaagaaagttgtttcttttatcgttggagaaaaaaaaatgtagcacagtagtggcctatgtgggtcctactgtttgagcgcagtgtacaagTCGGCAAAGCGTGATGggtgttattattcaatatttttggtgttagtgatgggataaataataatttagaatatagatataaagtggggggttcaatttgtattttaatggaagttagggggttaggtttgtaaaaatgaaaaattaaatagtactattcataacaaataagacaaattttgtctattagttatattggtaagttaaaaaaaaagtctttccttttgtggatctattttgtaaaaaagaattttttcgacatctaacattgaagggttgttccttttgtgaaagttgcttcttttagcgttaaagttagttgatctattttgtaaaaaagaatgtttttcgacatcttttggtagcattgaagggttattccttttaagaaagttgtttcttttatcgttggagaaaaaaaaaaatgtagcacgatagtggcctatgtgggttctactgtttgagcgcagtgtacaagtcggtaaagcgtggtgggtgttattattcagtatttttggtgttagtgatgagataaataataatttagaatatagaTATAAAGTGGAGAGTTCATTTGTATTTTAATAGAAGTTGGGGGGTTAGATTTGTAAAAAATGAAaaattgaatagtactattcataaacactttattattaataataactagtgttcgaaccctcgcttcgcgccggggttcggttttcaatgtattatattgtgtttagtttgtaaaattatttcgtggctaacgatgatatcgttgaagcgcaactcgagtcgaactaaaaggtataatccgtgaaagatttaaatgttattttaaattaacaatatatgtacatctccgcgtttcactatggaattgtcgacttttaaaaatttaacgaaaaatcgacgtgtatgaaaagtacctcaaatatttagcgttttttaaaaagcgtctgatttgcgtatagttagtgacaatgtgctcctaaaattgtttcgagtttaacgatggtgtcagaaaaatttaactcggtgcgagtgagaagatatggcccgttgaatatttgggtgtagttttttaaatttttttatgaaaatgagtatttgacactttacccccctgtttgggggggtcaattttaatatttgaacaaactatgggggcttttttaaaaaaaaaaaaggtgggaAAGGGGGAAAAAAAGTGAGAACGAAAGCACCCCTGGTGACTATTAAtcgtttttgtctattaggtagtatataaaatatgtagtcgatttataatgaatgagaagtttaatggttaaagtataaaatgttaaaagttttGGATAAGCTTGTAAAAAACCATAAAGTtaactattatatatttttttggggctaaaatgtaagtaagtaaaagagtggGGGTAGTTTGTGAAACAATTGAGGTTACTATTTGTTTTTGTGAAACTTTTGAAGTTACTATTCGTTTGTGGTATGCCTTTTATATAATTTTTTGGGGttaaaatgtaagtaagtaaaagagtgAGGGTAGTTTATGAAACTTGTGAGGTGACTATTCATTTGTGTTATGTAaggtataataaaataataataataataataataataataatttcacgaGGGGGGTAAAGTAAAACTTCTCGTGAATATAATCTGAAGGCGACGCCCAATTTCTGCAATTAATCGTCTAGGGTTTCTAATCTGGAACGCGGGTCAATTTCATTCCCAATTCAAAATCATGGTGACTGAGGTATCGTTTTCTCCTTCTtctagttttatttttttatttatttttgaatttttttgtaTGCTATTTGCTCATCTATTAATTTGTAGATTCATCTAATCAAAACTTTGTTGGTTGATATCCTAGGAGTATGTGATGATCTGTATCGACACGTCTTACGACATGGAGAGTTTAAATCCTTGTAGATATCAATTTCAACTTGAGTGTGCTCGATCGTATTGCCAAGCTAAACTTAAGGTATTTCttgtatcttatttttatttttagttttaacatATCGTTATGTTGATACACAgagtatatatttgtataaatctgTAACTATATACAAATATACATTGATTTACTACGAATGTATAAGGATGTGGTAAGATAATCGTTTGATTAAAAGAATGACCTTGTGATATTATCAAATTATCTATGGAGTTATACAATCTGAACCATGGTATCTGATTTGtgttaaaaaaaacaaaataaagaAAGAGAGCTGTTTATAATTTTTTGTTTAATGTTGGAACTGTTTTTCTTACAGTCTAATAATCAGAAGAGTGCTATAGGCATAATGACAATGGGTGCTTGTGCTGGGGCTAACGTGCTTAACCCTACTAGTGATCTTGATAAAGTTATGCATCACCTTGAACGTTAGTTTCCTACCTACGTACTGTTGTTTCtatattattttattttctgtttgtaGGCTGGCCGgtttcattttttattattataaatattaattccaATTTCAATTTGAATTTGTTTCTCAGTTCCATGGTTCTTGGGTGGTTGTTTGGACATTATAAGATCGATTCATATCTCTTTGATGGTTCTTCGGCGATATGATGCACCAAGTAAGCGGAAGAGGATTCTTTTATTTACTGGAGGagggtatgtatatatatatatatattgattttgattttgattattaTGCTTAGTTAAATAATGTTTCACCTTAATTACTACTTATGTAAATGTTTGCTCTTGTTCATCACCAGTCCTGTAGGTATAAGAGATATTAAAGTTGCGGAGTTAATGGGAAAAATTTTAAAAGATGATAATGTAGCTGTTGATGTTGTCGACTTCTATATGGAGGGTTGTTTTGAAGATTCAAAGGAGATGCTTAAAGTATTTGTTGCTGCTGCTAATAATAGTAACAACAGTAACATTGTACAACTTCAAGCTGAGAAATTTTTAAATCATTATGAAATCATGTCCAGGTTATAATGACTTTCTTAGATATAtaaatagacatatatatataaatcacctatatgtgtgtgtgtgtgtgtgtgtgttttttttttttttttttttttctaaacatgtatatatCTGTTTGGCCAGTGCTAAAACAATTTTCCCAGATGCTGCTTTACTGAAAGAAGGGGAGATGCCCAAGGGGAAGGAGATTCAAGCTGCTAcccaaatatggtaaaaataataacaacaacaacattttaCACCTTCAAGATGGGAATTTTTATGAAATCCTATccaggtgtgtgtgtgtgtgtgtgtgtgtgtgtgtgtgtgtgtgtgtgtgtgtaaatataCATACATACTGTTTGTGTGTGTGAGTAAATATACATATGTGcagtgtttgtgtgtgttttgatTACTAGAGTAGTTTTTCTGAACATCTATATATCTGTTTGGTCAGAGCTAAAAAAAATTACCCCAGCTGCTTCACTGGAAGAAGAAGGGGAGATGTCAGCAAGAAATAGAAAGGTCAAAGATCCCAAGGGGAAGGAGATTCAAGCCGCTGCTGCTaaatatgttactaataataataataataaggcagCACAGGGAGTCCAACGTGGTAAACGTAAACTGCTCCCCCACGACAAACGTTATGCTTTATATGAAAAggtgaacaacaacaacaacaagaagaacaagaagaagGAGAAGTTTTACAACGGGTCAAAGGTTGCTGTTTGATTCTTATGTCTATGTTGTTGGATCTATGTCTACTCTGTTGTTAAGTTGTCTACAAAATGACGTAATCATAATATGAACCAATATAAATTAGTAACATGTTGAATGATGATCATGTAAGTTGGGGCTATTTAATCtaaatacggagtatattattatatTAGGCATAGATACCGTCACAATAGGTAAACCCAACACATTTTCTTTACATCAACGGTATTTCAAAACAAGCAACCCTTTTAGCAATAATCTAGAGGAGCTAACAAAAATTGCAATGGCTTAAGATGTCAATCAATCCAAGAAATATACTACCTCACTCAATACCTAACCCAACAAAACGAAGAGTTACATATGAGATCAAATAATTCACATTTCTTAAGATCGTTATTATCAAACACAATACAATTCTGGCATCTCCACATGATCCAAACCGAAGTATCTAACAATGGCAtacaaccttttctttttaaaggcaataattttatgaattataagACTAACAAGAAGCTAGTATAATTACAATAAACCTAAACGATAATTTCAACAAACACGGCCCCACGTCCTTACAACTCAATTTCTAAATCGATTCAAAGTAAAACAACAATGTAATCCCGTGACGTTACCTTTATTATTGATACGGTATCTATAGAGATTACACAAAAACCGTAGAATCAACCGCGATAAGAATCAACAATGGTATACAACTTGTCTTTCCTATACGGCGAACCATTCTAATAGAAACCAACCCACGAACTTAATGAAGGGGTCGTATCTCCAACCCATCtattcaacatgaacccacactcaCAAAGCTAAAGAACAACAAAACAAAACATGGTCTGAAGATTTGATACCAAAGTTGCAACATGGGCACTCAAAGGACTCAATCTCCGACTCTCAAACTGAAAGATTCAAGCGGTATCCGTAAGATTCTATTTATTAGTTTACAAGTtagaaaatataaatattatagatCAAAAATATTTAAATTAGGTTACTACTGACAAAACCTAACAATTTCTTTAAGTAGATCATACGATCTACATGATCAACAATCTTGAACAATTATCTACAACAAGCCATTGCAACAATTCAAACAAAACCAAATGAATGACAAAAACAATAACCTTTTAAACAGCTAAAACCCCCTCATCGTCACACATCTTCACCTAAGTGAAGCATTGGAGATAAAAACGTCTTGAATACTGTAGACGGTGAATACTTGTTGCACTCAGATGGATCTGAATCCCCACTCGCTTCCAAGTCCCCCATAACGTCCAGTTCGCTACACAAAGATAGTTTAAGGGTTTGATTTTCTGGATAAGGAGAACACGAGTCAGAAAAAGAAGGCAACTGACTTTTCATAAACAACTAAGTTTCTATATGATCCTCTATAACTACATCTCTTTACTAAGACAACATTACTAACTTATTCCATTTATTTTCATTTAAGAATTCTTATCGGTAGTCACATTCTCAGTTAAAGGAACTTTTTTCCTTCAGGTTTCGTCACCCTTAATTTGATTCCCTTTAAAGTTCTTTTCTAAGGGCAAGACTTTATTGTATAGTTCATGGGATTGAAATTGCAAACATATGACTTATTTCAACAGATTTTGtggtatatatacaaatatatagaaAAAGGTATACTTTTGTTACTTTAACATCATACATACGTTTGTCTGTATaacactaatttcatgtccaaaaCTATGAATGACTAACGATTCATAAGATTTCGTTCTAATTTGATCGATATATGTCAAACCTAACGTTTTCCTGTTATTAAATTTTCTGAATATATTATGTATACAGCTGTTTAATTGTTACTTTTGTAGTCTAATTCAAAGTTGTAGATTCTGAATATCTGATCAACCATGAGGTCGAAAATTGATCAAATTTGACCCCCCAAAATCAAACTTTTATCTTTGATAAATTTATCTAATAAAGTATAGAATTATTTGCAGGAACTTCAATCCAAAAAATAATTATGGGATATCTAGATTCTGTGATACCATCCACTAACTCGGATCAACCAGGAAGATTCAAAGTTTAGCTATGGCTATGCAAGCTCACTTGGTAAAAGATCATCAATGGAGGATTTTTACGATACAAGAATCGAGTGTGTTAATGGACAGCTGGTTGGTCTCTTCAGAGTTTTTGACGGTCATGGTGGCACTCGCGCTGCAGAATACGTTAGAAATAATCTTTTTAGTAATCTAATTAAACATCCAAAGTTCATATCCGATACCAAATCAGCCATATCTGAATCTTACAATCATAGAGACTCTGAGTTGCTAAAAACAGAAAGTAATCAGATGAGAGAGATGTTGGATCAACAACTTCGACTGCCATACTTGTTGGtaatcagttgttagttgctaACGTTGGTGATTCAAGAGCTGTCGTTTGTAGAAACGGGAACGCGTTTGCTGTTTCACGAGATCATAAACCGGATTTAAGTGATGAACGAAAACGTTTTGAAGATgcaggttgttttttttttttttttttttttttttttttttgataaaaggGGACGGTACCCCGGAGAAATTTTATTAATCACAAAAAATAAGTACAGTGGGCGGATGTTTTGAAGTGACCATCCGAAACACTTTGACAAAATTGCCTACTCTAGGAAATTAAAATCTATACATAGATCAAAAAATCCTATCAACCAAAAATCTTATGTCTAAACAACCACCAATACCAATATCTAGCCTCATAACTAAACCAAATGACGAACAACATAACCTGCAATTAAAATcacataatataaaaatatataacagtGGATATAAGTCTTCAAACTGCACCATGACTTCAAATCTGCAGCAGAAAAATCAGCACTTGACCCTTGAAAACTGCACAAATTCTTCACTTTAAGATCTTTATTGCACTTCAATTTTCTTCTAAACTGAGTCTTCATACAATCTGCACTTGACCCTTTTAACACTTTGAAGCTTTAACATCAGCAGAACAACATTCTTCTTAACCAGCATACACCCACAGATGACGTCAGCAACCAAAAAACCCCCCTGCAGCTTACGTCAGCAACCAGTACAACCCAACTGCTTACATCAGCAACCAGAATAACCCAACAGCTTCACTTCAGCAACTAGTCTACATCTGCAGCTTACGTCAGCAACCAAGTAACACCTGCAGCTTACGTCAGCAACCAAATAACACTTGCAGCCTACGTCAGCAGCACCAAAGAACCTGCAGGCACATCACAGCAACCAAATTACATAACACTttatttctttttttctgttttttctttcttttttctgttcttttattctttctttctttttccttttctattaactttattattacaaCCACCACTTCCTTCATAAACCACACAACCACCATACCAGCAAAACTCCTGCCACCAACATGTGCTAAGCACTCCAAAGGCCAATGAAGACACACAATGGAGTGAGCAATAGCGCCTGGGCAACTGGAGCCAAGCCAATTACTCATCAAACTGCCTCCTGAGTCCTGACCACATAAAGGACCCCCCGGTCAACTCTAAGTCAAAATACACAGAGAAAACAGGAAGTATGTACTACATCTCCCACATACAACCAGCTAGCTTCTGGCAAATTGACCCAAAGTTAACCTTCCAGCTATACCATAATTGGGCAATTAAGCACACCAAGTACCATATAACTTCTAcatacaaatacaagaaccaagtTACAGGTTTGACCAGAAAAAGTCAAACTGCAACAGAATAGATGCAGGCAGGTGGTTTTGTGGTGTGCTTGCTGTTTCTCGTGCGTTTGGTGATAAACTGTTGAAACAGTTTGTTGTTTCTGATCCAGAAATACAAGAAGAAATTATATGCGTGGGGTCCAAAGACCACACATACTATCGGATCCTCCAACTCTCCAAAAAATCACAAACACGGTGACGAATATGATGGTTTTCTTTTGAAATCAAAAGCACTGTCTACAGTTGCATTGCATCTCATATATAACCTAGTACTACATATCATCGTTGACTAAAAAAGTCAAGAGTAAGATCAATCAATAAATCGATCCAACAATTTCACTGATTCATTTGATCTCTTCGAGTTTGTGTAATTCGTGAATCTAAAATGTCAAAACCACCTCCATCTGCCAaatcaattttcattaggtttcttcatcatcaccatcactcaaaacccccaatttcatctcCAATTTCACAATTCACTTCTCGTAACCCTAATATACACACTAGAACTCCATCATTATCTAATACCATGACATATACCAGTTTCGAAACCAACActgtaaaaaaaacaaaaaattggCAAA
This genomic interval carries:
- the LOC139895719 gene encoding 26S proteasome non-ATPase regulatory subunit 4 homolog, which gives rise to MVTEEYVMICIDTSYDMESLNPCRYQFQLECARSYCQAKLKSNNQKSAIGIMTMGACAGANVLNPTSDLDKVMHHLELPWFLGGCLDIIRSIHISLMVLRRYDAPSKRKRILLFTGGGPVGIRDIKVAELMGKILKDDNVAVDVVDFYMEGCFEDSKEMLKVFVAAANNSNNSNIVQLQAEKFLNHYEIMSSAKTIFPDAALLKEGEMPKGKEIQAATQI